Genomic window (Prosthecochloris aestuarii DSM 271):
TCGGCACCTCTCAAAAAAATACTGGTATTCGTTCCCGGCCCCCCATTGCTGGCGATATCGATACCGGGATTTCCTTTAAGCACCTCTTCAACACTTTGCTGACCGGAATTTTCGATCTCCTCAGCGGTGATGACAGTTACTGAACTGCCTCCTGCATCGCTGATAGAATTCAGGGTTTTCGTTGCTGATACGACCAGTTCGTCGCTGTTATAACGTTTCAGAGCTTTTCCCTCCGAAACATCATCCCCCCTGACAACGCCCGTCGCCAACAGGCCGACAGCTACAAACAGAAAAAACTGCTTTTTCATGGATACAATCATGTTTTAATTCACAAATGAAACACTACATGACTGGAGCTACTAAGAGAGTGCAGAAATGACGAAGGAGATCCTTGAAAAAAGAACATGAACGAACAAATAACGCTTCAGGAAGCGCGGCTAGTATCAAAATCAAGGAAAAAACAATCGGAAAAATCCTTCATAGACATGCACTACCTGACTATAACCCGTAGTCAACACTATGATGCATAGAAATAATAACGTGGCAGGTCTCCTGACTCTAAACGGTTACATCTGCTCTCCGGGCCTTCCCGCGGATTTCCGGGAGGAAATCAACGACGCAGTGACCAGGAAAAACTCCAGCTTTATTGTCATGTGGCCATGACAGAATAAACTGAAGCATACCGTTATTACAGTTGCGGGTACAGTGTACGAATCTCACGTACTTCCCTATTCTCCGGCTTTTAAACCGGCACCAGTTACAAGAGAAAGAACAATTGAGCCTAATTGTACTACAATTTTTATCGAAAACAAAAAACAGAGGACTACCCCTCTTCAAGAGCCCTCTTCTTGACCTGGTGCCGGGCCTTTCGGGCTGCAGTCACCATGTTCTCGACAGCCGGCACAACTTCGTCCCACTCTCTTGTTTTCAAACCGCAATCGGGGTTGACCCAGATCTGCCGGGGAGCGAAATGCAAAAGCACCTTTTCGAGCTGAGTGTTCAATTCCCTGACGGAGGGGATGCGTGGTGAATGGATATCGTAAATGCCCGGTCCCAGCTGACCGGGATACCCGGCAGCCGCGAACTCGGAAAGCACCTCCATATCGGAACGGGCTGTCTCGATCGTCAGGACGTCAGCGTCCATCCTGATCAGAGCATCGAGAATATCGGCATAATCGGCATAGCACATATGGGTATGAATCTGGGTCGCCGGTCCTACTCCGCCTGAACAGACAAGGAAAGCACGAACCGCCCACTCCAGGTAGCTTTCACGATCAGCTTTCTTCAAAGGCAGTCCTTCACGAATCCCCGGTTCATCGATCTGGATGATCTCGATACCTGCAAGTTCGAGGTCCATCACCTCTTCCCGCAACGCCAGGGCAACCTGCATTGCCGTGTCGCTGAGCGGCTGGTCGTTCCTGACAAACGACCACTTCAGAATGGTTCCCGGGCCCGTCAGCATTCCCTTGACCGGCCGCTCGCTCAGCCCCTGGGCGAACCGTGCAAGCTCCACGGTCATGGGCTTTTTTCTGCTGACATCAGCATAAATAATCGGCGGTTTGACAGCTCGGGTACCATAGCTCTGCACCCACCCGTTACCGGTAAACGCAACACCGTCAAGATGTTCACCGAAAAACTCCACCATGTCCGTTCGTTCGAACTCCCCGTGCACGAGAACATCGAGACCGATGGATTCCTGCCATCGAATCGCATTGGTAATCAATACCCGTACACCCGCCCCGTAATCCTCCGCAGAGAGACTCCCGTCACGGTAGCGTTTTCGCAGAGAACGCAGCTCGGCAGTCTGCGGAAGAGAACCGATCATGGTAGTGGGAAGCACCGGCAGCTGCAGCCATTCCTGCTGCAGCACTCTTCTTTCGGCAATGGATTGCCTGCGCCCGACCGGCTCACCGGCCAATGCATCCAGGGCGGCACGGACTTCACTGTTTCGGAGAAATTTCGAGTATTTTCGTTTCTCGAGCTGTTTCAGGTGTTCTGCAAGTCCGTAAAATGCATCAGCTGACACCTCATCCTCCATGAGATCGGC
Coding sequences:
- the metE gene encoding 5-methyltetrahydropteroyltriglutamate--homocysteine S-methyltransferase, yielding MLTHTLGYPRLGAFREIKKACEGYWKGALDEKALRSASLEEKHRRWRAQQEAGMDLVACNDFSLYDHVQDMSFMLGVIPERYKPLCQNVSDLDLYFAMCRGYQEAGYDVTAMEMTKWFDTNYHYIVPEFTRNQDFHYYSRKCVEDFLEATSFCVKKPKVVLVGPISYLLLGKEKTDDFHRLDLINTLLPVYMAVLEDLHHAGCTWVQFDEPFLVTDLDDRTRKLYAEVYGVLRQHFPDVHFLLAAYFDGFGDNLQTAMSLPVDTLHLDVVNGLYDLPSVFRDVPPDMNISLGVVDGRNIWINDVNESLGILGLAVRELGHDRVMVSSSCSLLHVPYDVRNEPDGGTLPDFLGPWLAFARQKLDEIRLLADLMEDEVSADAFYGLAEHLKQLEKRKYSKFLRNSEVRAALDALAGEPVGRRQSIAERRVLQQEWLQLPVLPTTMIGSLPQTAELRSLRKRYRDGSLSAEDYGAGVRVLITNAIRWQESIGLDVLVHGEFERTDMVEFFGEHLDGVAFTGNGWVQSYGTRAVKPPIIYADVSRKKPMTVELARFAQGLSERPVKGMLTGPGTILKWSFVRNDQPLSDTAMQVALALREEVMDLELAGIEIIQIDEPGIREGLPLKKADRESYLEWAVRAFLVCSGGVGPATQIHTHMCYADYADILDALIRMDADVLTIETARSDMEVLSEFAAAGYPGQLGPGIYDIHSPRIPSVRELNTQLEKVLLHFAPRQIWVNPDCGLKTREWDEVVPAVENMVTAARKARHQVKKRALEEG